In the genome of Vanacampus margaritifer isolate UIUO_Vmar chromosome 1, RoL_Vmar_1.0, whole genome shotgun sequence, one region contains:
- the en1b gene encoding homeobox protein engrailed-1b produces the protein MEEQKEPASGRDSTEDESVSLSPNLPSPPIILPHQAAQQAHRTTNFFIDNILRPDFGCKREPGYRERNQTAGRENINPLAARPHAGSLCLDSNCSSDSASSSPSSSSSSSSSSPSSKQNLAKQAEAASNGSGRFADSPSAIVVVNGGKGASQPAAKDQPMLWPAWVYCTRYSDRPSSGPRTRKLKKKKSSKEDKRPRTAFTAEQLQRLKAEFQANRYITEQRRQSLAQELNLNESQIKIWFQNKRAKIKKATGYKNGLALQLMAQGLYNHSTTTVQDEKEESE, from the exons ATGGAGGAGCAAAAGGAGCCCGCCAGCGGCCGGGACTCGACCGAGGACGAGAGTGTTTCCCTGTCACCAAACCTGCCATCGCCTCCCATTATCCTTCCCCACCAGGCCGCCCAGCAAGCTCACAGAACCACCAACTTTTTTATCGACAACATCCTGCGACCAGACTTCGGCTGCAAACGGGAGCCGGGCTATCGCGAGCGCAACCAGACGGCGGGCAGAGAGAACATCAACCCGCTGGCGGCGAGGCCGCACGCCGGCAGCCTGTGCTTGGACTCGAACTGCAGCAGCGACAGCGCCTCGTCGTCGccgtcctcctcttcttcttcgtcgTCTTCCTCGCCCTCTTCCAAGCAGAACTTGGCCAAACAAGCGGAAGCGGCGAGCAACGGGAGCGGCAGGTTTGCAGACAGCCCGTCGGCCATCGTGGTTGTGAACGGCGGCAAAGGAGCGTCTCAACCCGCGGCCAAGGACCAGCCCATGCTGTGGCCAGCCTGGGTGTACTGCACGCGCTACTCCGACCGGCCCTCATCTG GGCCGAGGACACGCaaactgaagaagaagaagagcagcaAGGAGGACAAGCGTCCCAGGACGGCCTTCACGGCGGAGCAGCTGCAGAGACTGAAAGCCGAATTCCAGGCCAACCGCTACATCACGGAGCAGCGAAGACAGTCGCTGGCCCAAGAACTCAACCTGAACGAGTCCCAGATTAAAATCTGGTTCCAGAACAAGCGGGCCAAGATCAAAAAGGCCACGGGCTACAAGAACGGCCTGGCGCTGCAGCTCATGGCCCAAGGACTGTACAACCACTCGACCACCACCGTGCAGGACGAGAAGGAGGAAAGCGAGTAG